The Alteromonas mediterranea DE genome contains the following window.
AATTCCTGACCATTAATCCAGAAAATCACGTATTGCTCGCAATCATCTTCATCAAACGCAACTTCGTTACTTTCGCTCATTTGCGACTCCTGCTTAATATCATCATCGATACTCGTAAGCGCACTCATGAGCGCGCGCCCATAGATATTAGGAAGGTTAATAATGGAGACCAGACGCTTTCCACCATCGCTGCGGTACACAGCTTCTAGAAGTCCAGATTCCGCACCGTCGTTACAGACTGATGGCACGCTTTCTAGCTCAGTTTCGGAAATGGATACGACGTTACTGACCTTAGCAACAATAAAGCCCACACTGCCAAACTCAGTGTTTTGGGTGACCACAATGCGAGATGTTTCATTAATTTGTGTGGGCATCATGCCAATGGCATTTGATAAGTCGACTATAGGAATAATGCGGCCGCGCAGATTAACCAAACCGAGGACAGCCGGGGCACTTTCTGGTAGTTGTGATATCTCTGCGGGAACTCTCACAATCTCTTGCACATCTTGAAGATGGAAAGCAAATTCTTGGTCTTCTAGCGAAAAACAGACTAGCTGCTGTAAGCTGTCATCAGCGTCTATACACTCACTTTCATCGGTATCTATGCGCTGCATACCGGATAATTGCATTGCGCTTCCGCCTTGCTTGGTCACCGCTTGCGCTTTTGCCAATGCTAATACATCTAAAATTTGCTCTACCGGCTCTTCGCTTTGTTTAATAATGCCAAGCATATAGTCATAAGCGATAGAATCGGTCATTGATGCTTTATCGATAACAGCGCCTTCAGCCACACTGTAAACGCGAAGCACTCGGTCAACTAAAAAGCCTATACTTCCAAGGTCAGTTTCCACCACAACAACACGAGTAGCATCACTAACTTCTGCATGGCGACCAAGCAAAATAGCGCTTAAGTCATAAACTGGAAGCACATTTCCCCGTAGGTTTGCTAACCCCATCATTTGCGGTGGGCCGAGAGGCACTGAAACCATAGTCGGTACACGAATAATTTCACCCACCGATAACATGGGAAAGGTAAAGCGTTCTTGTTCGACTAAGAAAGATACGAACTGTTGCTCACCATCTGAAACCTGCTCCAGGTTAGCGTCAGTTTCATTGAATGTAGTGTCGTTACTCATGAGGCAAGCTCCCCCTGTAAAGTCTTTTGCGATGAACTAGCCGTTTTGCATTTCGTCAGCTACCGAAGCAATTTCTTCAATAGACTTGGCTAACATTTCCATACCTTTACTTTGCTGCTCAGCTGCGCTAAGCGCTTGCTGACAATTGCTGCTCGCTTGTTCGTTGGCCGTTGCAATTTGTTCTAAACCGCGCTGGGCCTGAGTCACTCCTGCAGCAATTTCTTCACCACGCTCTTTCATTGCCTTGTTGTAATCCACCACTTCGCCTATGTCTGTTGAGATTTGTTCAACATCTCTTGTAGTCTGTTTGGCTTTCATTACCTCTCTCGAAGCGCTTTCAGCAACATTAGTTAGGTCGGTCTTTACACTTACTGTCTGATCTTGAATCGCTTTGATTAGGTCTTTTATTTGCTCTACATTTTCTGCTGCTTCATCAGCTAGGCTTTGTATATCCGCGGACACCACCGCAAAACCTTTACCGTACTCACCTGCGCGTGCAGCCTCTACCGCACCATTAACGGCCAGCATGCTGGTTTTAACCGAAACCGTTGTGATCGTATCTATCACTTTATCTATTTGGCGTGTCATAACTTCCATCTCACTGATGGCGCTGACGTTTTCTTTACTGGTTTCCAAGGCCAAATTTATACCGCTAACCATTTCTTCAATCAGTGAACGGTTCTCTTGAAGTAACTTGGTAATTGCTCCACCTTTTTCGAGTGCTGAGTCACTTTGCGTTGATGCTCTTTCAACGCCATCTCTTAGCAGATCAATATTACCTACAGCCTGATCGACAGAGCTCGCCGCCTGTTGGGCACCGTTATTAACCTGGGTAAGTGCTGTCATTATTTCACTTGATGAGCGATTAATTTCTTCTAAACTCGCCGACAGCTCCTCTGCAGAAGATGCCACCTCTTCTGCGCTCTTATTTATGTCGGTACTGTTTTTAAGCTCTTCAGTAATGATTTCTAGCGACTGAGATGCCTGCTCAGCCTGTGACAAAGCGACACTCTGCTCAGAAACATTTGACGATACTTCTTGTGCCGCAGTGGATTGTTCATCGGCAGCACAAGAGATAGTTTCTGAACCAGCTTGAATTTCGCGAGCCGCAGCGTCCATTGACTTCACCTGTGCCTGCAATTCTTCTGCGCCGTCAGCAATGCTTTGCATATCCGCTTTGATAGTGGTGAGCTGTTCGGTAACGGCTTCCCCTTTATTCACTTCTTCAAGCGCTGCTTCCGAAGAAGATTTAACAGCATCTGAAACGCGATTTGACTGCTCTTGAATTTGTTCTATCTGCTTTGCAATATCCGCCGCACTTTTATCTGACACTTCGGCAAGTGCACGGACAGTATCAGCGACCACCGCAAATCCTTTTCCGTGTTTACCTGCGCGGCCTGCCTCTATTGCGGCATTGAGGGCTAGCAAGTTGGTTTGATCTGCAATTCGGGTAACTTGCTTAACAGCTTCACCGATGTTTGAGGCTTGCTGCTCAAGTTTCCCCATCATTATGACCGAACGCGACTGGTGCTCAGACGCAGTTTTAACGCTGGACATCATGGCGCTTAAATCACCAACTACCCGTTCAAGGTAGGTTTGAAGCTCGTTGGTTTTACCCATTGTAGCGCCAGCTAGTTCAAGCTGTGCTACTAAACCACCGGAAATCTGCGTCACTGCCGCCAAGCTTTCTTGGCTCGCACTGCTAGACTCTTCCGCTCCTGCGGCAATTTCGTTAACAGCAGTGGACAGTTGATCTGTAGCGCTTGAGGCCTGATTAATACCGCTAGCGAGCTCGGCTGTTGCTGATGCTACGCGCTCTGCAGCTTGTTGCTGCCTTGCTAGGGTTCTTGCTTTGCGGCGCTCCTCTTCCGCTTCCTTTCTCATTTTAGCGTCTACGCGGACGGTAGGGGTTACAGCTTGTTCAGTGGACTTTTTGAGCGCCATAATTAACCTCGATATTTAAATGGCCATTAATTGACTGCGTTAAGTATCGTTAAAAAAAAGCGCCATTTGAGTATAAAACCAAATACCTTTGTATGATTATTATTACGATAAGTCCCTTTTCCGTGCTCTTCAAAACAATATGACGCAAATGTCACAAAAGACACAATCTCGTATATTTATATAAAAACAAAAGCTTATATATGTAGTGAAGCTGAAGACGACAAGACCGATTTTGTCAAAGTACAAAAGTCTAATAGGGTTAACTTTAGGGTGAAGTTTTTTGGAGATAAACTACTTAGAAATGATTAACTTATACCTAAGTATAGGAAAAAAGCGGCTATTAGCCGCTTTGATATTATAACGATGCTTCGCTTCTGCTGTGAGCTGATACAAATTATGTTAGCTGTATCACTGTATAAGTGGACCAGGTATCAGCTTTGCAATGCGTTGATTATAGGAACGTTCGCTTCTGGGAAGTCTGCTGCGTTAAGCGCCTGCACATTGACCCACCGCGACTTTTGGCCTTCTTTGCCATGGGGCTCACCGGTAAAGTCATAAACGCGATGAACGTCTAGCTTAACTTGCTTGTCGCCGTAATCATGAGTTATCACAATCACAGGCTCGCTGTGGTTCACGCTAATACCCACTTCTTCAGCAAGTTCTCGCTTTAATGCCTGAAGCACGGTTTCGCTTGCTTCCACTTTACCGCCGGGAAACTCCCATTTCCCGCCCTGATGGACATTGTCTGGGCGAAGGGTAATGAAGATTTCATCGCCGCGGGCAATAACGCCCACAGCAACGTGTACTACTTTCATTACTTAAGCTTACCGTGGCACTGCTTGTACTTTTTGCCTGAACCACAAGGGCATGGGTCGTTACGGCCTACTTTGGCTCCCTCGCGAACCTGTGTACGCACCTGATCGCTCGCTTCCTCTGGCGCTGCGGTGGCGTCTTCATGCTCAAAGTTCTTTGGTACATCGTCAGCTTGGCGACGTTGTTCTTCTACTTTTTGCACGTCTTCTTCTGCTTGCACTTTTACGCGGGCAAGGATAGTAATAACCTCGACCTTAAGCGCTTCTAGCATTTCAGAGAACAGCGCAAACGACTCACGCTTGTATTCTTGCTTAGGGTTTTTCTGCGCGTAGCCACGTAAGTGAATACCTTGACGAAGGTGATCCATAGCCGCTAAATGCTCTTTCCAGTGGCTGTCTAGGTTTTGTAGCATTACTGCTTTTTCAAACTGGCGTAGCACCTGCTCGCCCACAACCGCTTCTTTCTGTTTATACGCATCGACGACTTCATTTAAAATGCGCTCGCGAAGCTTCTCTTCATACAGCTTGTCGTCATTTTCAAGCCATGTCTTAATAGGCAGGTCTACCGCGAAGTCGGCGCGCATACGCTCTTCTAAGCCGCTTACGTCCCACATCTCTTCTAGTGATTGTGGCGGAATGTATTCGTCCACGACGCTTGAAACAACATCTTCGCGGATTACAGCGATAGTTTCACTAATGTCGCCTTCATCTAGCAACTCGTTGCGCTGCTCGTAAATAACCTTACGCTGATCGTTAGCCACATCATCGTACTCAAGCAGTTGCTTACGAATATCGAAGTTACGACCTTCTACTTTGCGCTGGGCATTTTCAATAGCGCGGGTCACCCACGGATGCTCAATCGCTTCACCGCGTTCCATACCTAAACGCTTCATCATGTTGCCCATTTTCTCAGAGGCAAAGATGCGCATTAGGGCATCGTCTAGTGATAGGTAGAAACGGCTTGATCCAGGGTCACCCTGACGGCCTGAACGGCCACGTAGCTGGTTATCAATACGGCGTGACTCGTGACGCTCGGTTCCAATTATATGAAGACCGCCTGCCGCTAGTACCGCATCGTGGCTTTCTTTCCACGCCGCTTTTACTTTTTCAATTTGTGATTCGGTCGGATTCTCGATTTTCTCAAGCTCGGCCTGCCAGTTACCACCAAGTACGATATCCGTACCACGGCCAGCCATGTTAGTTGCAATGGTGACAGCGCCAGGCTTACCTGCTTGAGCAACAATATCAGCTTCGTGTTCGTGGAACTTGGCGTTTAGTACCTTATGAGGAATTTTCGATTTCTTAAGAATGCGAGAAATAAGCTCAGAGTTTTCGATAGACACGGTGCCCACAAGGGTTGGCTGTCCGCGCTTAACACACGCTTTAATATCTTCAACAATAGCCTCGTACTTCTCTTCCGCCGTTAGGTAGATAAGATCTGGCATATCTTTACGCTGCATAGGGCGGTTAGTTGGGATCACTACCGTTTCTAGGCCGTAAATATGGTTGAATTCAAACGCTTCGGTATCAGCTGTACCTGTCATACCCGCAAGTTTGTTGTACAGGCGGAAGTAGTTCTGGAAAGTAATAGAGGCTAGCGTCTGGTTTTCGTTTTGAATACGAACGCCTTCTTTTGCCTCTACCGCTTGGTGTAAACCTTCAGACCAACGACGTCCTTCCATGGTACGACCCGTGTGCTCGTCAACAATAACGATTTGGTCTTCTTTAACGATGTAATCTACGTCTTTCGAGAACAACTTGTGCGCGCGAAGTGCAGCATTGATATGGTGAAGCAATGAAATATTACCAGCAGCGAACAGCGACTCACCTTCAGGCAATAAGCTTTCTTCGTGAAGTATCTCTTCAACGTGTAACTGACCGCGCTCGGTAAGATGAATTTGTTTTGCTTTAAGGTCGATAGTGTAATCACCGTCGCCTTCTTGGCCTTCTTCATCTTCTTTTTCTTGCTGAACAAGCTTAGGAATAATGGTGTTGATGCGGCGATAAAGCTCTGAACTATCCTCGGCCTGACCTGAAATAATAAGCGGCGTACGGGCTTCGTCAATAAGAATGGAGTCAACTTCATCCACTACTGCATAGTTAAGGGGGCGCTGTACGCGGTCTTGAGGGCTAAATGCCATGTTGTCACGCAGGTAATCAAAACCAAACTCGTTGTTGGTTCCATAAGTCACATCAGCTTGGTAAGCGTCACGCTTTTGCTCAGGTGACATACCCGGTATGTTGCAGCCTACACGCATACCAAGGAAGGTAAATAACTGATTACTCCACTCAGCGTCACGACGGGCAAGGTAGTCGTTCACGGTAACAACGTGGACACCTTTGCCTGACAATGCATTTAAATACGTAGGTAACGTCGCGGTAAGGGTTTTACCTTCACCCGTACGCATTTCTGAGATTTTGCCTTCGTGCAAAACTTGACCACCAAGCATTTGCACGTCGAAATGACGCATGCCGTATACACGCTTACTGGCTTCTCGCACTGTAGCGAACGCTTCTACAAGAATATTGTCTAGCGCTTCGCCTTTTTCTATACGGGCTTTAAATTCGTCGGTCTTTGCCTTTAGCGCCTCATCAGAAAGCTTTTCAAATTCTGCTTCCAGTGCATTAATGGCATCTACGTTTTTGCGTAATTTTTTTAATAGTCGGTCGTTTCTACTACCGAATACTTTTCGAAGGATGCTTGAAAACATTAGCTTTTATATTCCACTACTTGTCGAGGCGCCGCACAACGTGCACAGCTAAATTAAACCTATAAAACACAGCCCTAATTAAGGGGTGTTTAGCGATGTTCTAAAAAAATGTTTCGTCGTCATTAGTGCTTTATTAATAAAACGCACCTACTACGCGAATTTACCTGGCTGCTGCCTCTATCTACTTTTTATAGACAAAAGGCAGAGGATCGACTTGTTTTCCGTTTCTTATTACTTCGTAGTGAACATGCACGCCGGTTGAGCGCCCAGTGTTGCCCATTTTAGCGATAGCTTCACCTTTAGTGACCACATCACCGATTGAAACAGTAAGGGAGTCGTTATGCCCATATCGGGTAACAAAACCATCACCGTGATCAATTTCGACTAGCTGGCCATAACCGTAGCGTTCGCCTGCCCAGGTCACTATACCTGCTGCTGTGGCGACTACGTTCTCCCCTGCTTTACCGGCGAAGTCTAAACCCTTATGCATGGCTGATTTGCCGGTAAACGGGTCGGCCCGCATACCGTAATAAGAAGACAACCATCCTGACTCAATGGGACGACCAGATAATTGGCTCTGTTCGTTTATATGGTGACCCCTAACCAAACTTTCAAGCATAGATAACTGTTGAGACTTCAAATCGAGAGATTGCTCTAGTTTAGCTATTTCGTTAAGGATGGGATCTTCTTGAAGGTTATCCGGTATCGATACCGGCACGAAAGCGTCCAGGTCAGCCGCTGACATACCTAATTCTGTTGCTATTTGCTTACCTTTCTCATCTAGCAATGTAACTTGTGCTGAAAGTTCAGCAACGTGAGAAAGTAAGGCTTTTATCTTTACGGAGGTTTGTTGCTTTAGCGCCTCAACATCTTTTTGTTGTTCGTTGACTTCTGTTTGGGCTAAACGCACACGAGCAATATCTTCGGATACCGATTCGGTAGAACGGCTCGACACTAACATAAAAATTGACGATAACACGGTAGCACTAACAAGCGTACGGACACGAATGCTGTGTCTGTAACGTTTATTTTTACCAGCCAATGTAATAGTTAGTTTCATACCACGGAGATTATTGCTGTTTCACGCCTGTGTTATGACTTTACGTTAAGGCGAGTGCCTTACCTTGCCACTTTTTACACATGGGTGAAATTTATATTAATTATTCGGCTACTGTATCATTAATTTCAGTAATTGCCATACGAAAAAAAGCCGCCCGTAAGGCGGCTTTTTAAAAATCTTACGCTAACACGGGTTGAGCATAACGTATTGGTGCTGATTCCTGCGAGTCGTAAGTCACGAACTCCCAGCACTCTTTTTGCGCTAACACTGCATTAAGCAGTTTGTTATTCAGGCCGTGGCCCGTTTTATATGCACGCAATTCACCAATCAAGCTGTGTCCGCCAAGATATAAATCACCAATGGCGTCCAATATCTTGTGCTTCAAGAATTCATCATCGTAACGCAACCCTTCAGGGTTAAGCACGCGGAATTCGTCTAGCGCCACTGCGTTTTCCATGCTACCACCTAACGCTAGGTTGTTAGCATTCATATACTCTAAATCGCTCATAAAACCGAAGGTACGCGCGCGACTTACTTCGTTCACATAAGAACATGAATCGAAGTCCATGACCATGTGTTGACGAGTTTGACTGATCACCGGGTGGTCGAAGTCAATTTGGAAATCAACGCGGAAGCCATCGTAAGGTACCAATTCGGCCCACTTGTCGCCATCTTCTACGCGAACAGGCTTTTTAATACGAATAAATTGCTTAGGCGCGTTTAGCTCTTCAATACCTGCAGATTGAAGTAAAAATACGAACGGGCTAGCACTTCCGTCCATAATTGGCAGCTCGTTACTGTCTACTTCAACAATAATATTGTCGATACCTAAACCCGCTAACGCAGACGCTAAGTGCTCTACCGTTTGGATAGTTACACCGTCTTCATTATTTAAACACGTACACAGCATGGTATTACCTACCGCGTTCGCACGCGAAGGTATGTCAACATGTGGTTCAAGGTCAACACGCCTAAACACGATACCCGTGTTTGCTGGCGCAGGTCGGAGAGTCATTGTGACCTTTTCCCCTTTATGAAGCCCAATTCCGGTCTCTTGTACCGATTGCTTGATTGTACGTTGTCTAATCATCTGCTTAAGCTTTTACCTATTAAAAAAGCGGGCGCGAATTATAGTGAGTTCTTACTCACATGTCAAAAAATACCCGATCTGACGGATTTCACTCAGTCAAATTACGTATTTTTTTAACCTATTCACGCGAATTCTTCACGTTGTGTTTTTACACCTTATAAGGTGAGACAACACAAACGTAAAATAATTCCCTTCGTTTTCAGGCAGCTAAATTAGTCTGCCTGCTTGCGCAGAAACGCAGGAATATCCAAGTACTCCAAATCGTTGTCTGGCTGAGCACTATCATCTGCTTTAAGTGCCTGGTTACCTTCTGTACCGCCTACAGCCGAACGCGGTTCACTTGTTTGTGTGTTACCGTATTCTTTAGCAGGCTGCGTTAGCCGAGAACCTTCAGAGCTTACTAGCGAAATGTCAGGCTTGCGCTCTGCGCCAATACCCGTTGCAACAACGGTAACGCGAAGCTCTTCTGTCATTTCCATATCGATAACCGTACCTACTACCACAGTCGCGTTTTCTGATGCGAAAGCTTTAACGGCGTTACCTACCGTTTCAAACTCATCGATAGCGAAATCTGGGCCGGCTGTGATATTCACAAGAATACCGCGCGCGCCTGACAGGTCGATATCTTCAAGCAGTGGGCTGGCAATTGCTGACTCAGCTGCTTCTTCGGCACGATCTGGGCCGCTCGCTGCGCCGCTACCCATCATGGCTTTACCCATTTCAGACATAACAGTACGTACGTCTGCAAAGTCAACGTTGATAAGACCAGGGCGAGTAATTAGCTCGGCAATACCTTGAACCGCACCGCGTAGCACGTCATTCGCCGCGCTAAAGGCTTGAAGTAGTGGCGTGCCTGGACCCATTACTTTTAATAGCTTTTCGTTAGGAATAGTAATTAACGAGTCTACGTTGTTAGCAAGCTCTACAATGCCTTGCTCTGCAAACGAGGTACGCTTTTTACCTTCGAACGGGAATGGTTTAGTAACAACCGCCACCGTAAGAATACCCATTTCACGGGCAATCTTTGCCACTTCTGGCGCTGCACCCGTTCCTGTACCACCACCCATGCCGGCGGTGATGAAAACCATGTCTGCGCCGTCTAGTGCCTGGCGGATGGTTTCTCTGTCTTCTTGTGCGGCTTCGCGACCAATGTTCGGATCGGCACCTGCACCTAGTCCTTTGGTTACGCTTGAACCAATTTGAAGCGTAACGTCTGCGCTTGAGCTACGAAGCACCTGCGCATCGGTGTTAACTGCAATAAATTCTACGCCTTCAATGCTTTGAGACACCATGTGCTCAACTGCATTACCACCGCCGCCACCGACACCGATGACTTTGATTACGGCTTCTTCGCCGTGACTATCCATTAATTCGAACATACTTACTCTCCGGTTGTACGTCTTTTAAACACTACGCCAGGTCATTCCCTTAGGCTAATTGCATCCTGCTAGCCTTAATGCCGTAGCTATAGCGCCCCCAAAATAAAATTAAAATTCACCTTTAAACCAGCTTTGCACTCGATGAAACAAGCTTTCACCGGTCTTCTGCGTACTGGACTTCTTATTCTCAGATTGTACTTTGCCATATTGCAGCAGTCCTACGACTGTCGCAAATNCTGCGTCATCAACGTATTCAGATAAACCTTTTACGTTAATGGGCTTGCCCACGCGCACGGGCATCTGGAAAAGTTCTTCGGCAAATTCCACAGCACCTTCCATCTTAGCGGTACCGCCTGTAAGTACAAGGCCTGCTGCGATTTGCTCTTCCAGACCGCTGGCGCGAATTTCGTCATGCACCAGCTCAAAAAGTTCTTGGTAGCGAGGCTCAATTACCTCAGCTAACGTATGACGAGACATTACTCTAGCCGGGCGTCCACCCACACTAGGTACTTCAATACTGTCTTCCATACTCACCATATCTTTCAATGCACAGGCATAATTAACCTTAATTTCTTCTGCATTGCTGATAGGCGTTCTAAATATTTTTGCGATGTCGCTGGTAATTTGATTACCCGCAACCGGTATAACTGCAGTGTGTCTGATAGCGCCGTCAGTATAGATAACCATATCCATAGTACCGCCGCCAATATCAACTACACAAACGCCTAGCTCACGCTCGTCGTCAGTTAATACCGCATAGCTTGACGCCAACGCTGAGAAAATCAGCTGATCGGCGTTCAGCTCACAGCGCTCTACACATTTCACCATGTTTTTCGCCATATCATCGGCACAGGTAATAATGTGAGCGTCTGCTTCCATTCGTACTCCTGACATGCCAATCGGGTTTTTAATTCCTTCCTGCACATCAATAGTAAACTCTTGAGGTAGCACATGAAGCAGACGACGTTCAGCAGCAATAGGCACGCTGCGCGCCGCATGAATAACATTGTCTACGTCTTCTTGTGTTACTTCTTGGTTGTTAATCGGTACCATGCCATTTTCGTTCTGGCATTTCACATGGCGGCCCGAGATAGACATGAACACTGAAGACACACGGCAATCTGCCATTAACTCCATCTCGTTTACCGCACGCTGTACCGATTTAACCACCAAGTTCAAATCGTTAACGCCGCCCTTATCCATCCCTTTCGATGCATGGGTGCCCACGCCAACAATACTGATTTGATCATCTTCTAGTAATTCACCCACCACAGCCTTTACCTGGCTGGTGCCGATATCTAGTCCTACAATCAAATTGCGTTCAGCAGGTTTTGACATGGTTTCCTTAACTCTCTTCATCTGTGGTGCTGTCGTCTTTCCATCCAACGGCGACACCCGTGTCATAGCGAANGTCGACGTATTTCACCGCCTTCTCTTGTTGCGCCAAAAGAGGATACACATCAATAAAGCGTTGTAGCCTATCGATAAACTCCTGACGCCCTAAATTCAACTTAATGCCGTTTTTTAACTGCACTTGCCATGCAAATCGCTCACTTAACGACAACTCATCTAATGTCATGTTTGTCGTCGATATCAGCGCGTGCATAGCGTTGTAACCCTCAANGGCCGTTTTTTCACTGCCACCAGGCCCGTAAAGGCGCGGTAAATCAAGCTTTATGCCTTCGTCGTTGAACGTATCTCCGTAGGGGTTCAACAACAAGTCTTCGTTCCACTGTGCTACAGGCTGTTGCTCGACCAAATAAATCTTTAGCGTGTTTGGCCACTTTTTTCTTACCGATGCACGATACACCCAAGGTTGGGCTTCAACCAACTCAAACACTTCGTTGACATCGAGCGCAAAAAAGCTTTCCGGCTGCGCTTTGCGTATTAACCGCTCTAGTTTAGTAATATCGATGTGCTGATAATCACCAGAAAAATCGATAACCTGTACCGGCATTTGCTGTTCGTCCTGCAAATACTGGTTCGTTTTAAGCCCGCCAAATACTAACCCTGCTATAACGAAAAGTAAGAAAGCGACACCGCCCCATACTGCCGTTTTGCTTTTGCCGCCCTTTTCAGTAGCGCGCTTGTCTTGACTAGTATTCGTATTAGCCACGCCTACGCCTTATTTGCAACATCATCAAAGCTGGTCGAAAGAATACTCAACACCAACTCGTCAAACGTTAAGCCTGCAACTTTGGCCGCTTTAGGCACCAAACTTTTTTCTGTCATGCCAGGCACTGTATTTGCCTCTAGCAAATAAAACTGCCTTTGATTGTCCTGCATAACATCAATTCTGCCCCAACCGCTGCCTGAAATAGCATCAAACGCACGAGAAGCTAACTTTGCAAGCTGTGCTTCTTGCTCTTCAGACAAACCGCTTGGGCAATAGTATTCTGTTGTATTATCCTGATATTTCGCAGCATAATCATAGAATGTATGTGGAGTAGACATGCGAATAGACGGCAACGCCTGCCCCTGTATCACAGAAACAGTGAATTCGGGGCCGTCTATATACTGCTCTAACAGGACTTGATTATCGTATTTAAAAGCGTCCTGAATGGCAGTTTCGAGTTGTTTAGCGCTTGTCACTCTTGCCATGCCAATACTCGACCCTTCTCTGGCCGGTTTTACCATGACTTCATTCCCCAATTTATCCATTATAGCGCTGCACTTACCAGCTTCAAAGTGCCTTTTATCAGCAATTTCATATTTTGCAGTGGGTAAACCTAAACTTTGCCACACTTGCTTAGTATGAATTTTATCCATTGCCAGCGCAGAGCCTAAAACTCGGCTTCCCGTGTAGGGTATTTTTAAAAACTGAAGAGCCCCCTGCATAGCGCCATCTTCACCGCCACGACCGTGAAGCATAATGAGG
Protein-coding sequences here:
- a CDS encoding chemotaxis protein CheW, with the protein product MSNDTTFNETDANLEQVSDGEQQFVSFLVEQERFTFPMLSVGEIIRVPTMVSVPLGPPQMMGLANLRGNVLPVYDLSAILLGRHAEVSDATRVVVVETDLGSIGFLVDRVLRVYSVAEGAVIDKASMTDSIAYDYMLGIIKQSEEPVEQILDVLALAKAQAVTKQGGSAMQLSGMQRIDTDESECIDADDSLQQLVCFSLEDQEFAFHLQDVQEIVRVPAEISQLPESAPAVLGLVNLRGRIIPIVDLSNAIGMMPTQINETSRIVVTQNTEFGSVGFIVAKVSNVVSISETELESVPSVCNDGAESGLLEAVYRSDGGKRLVSIINLPNIYGRALMSALTSIDDDIKQESQMSESNEVAFDEDDCEQYVIFWINGQEFGVSIDDTQEITRVPEKLESVPSTPDYLKGIVNLRGTVLPVIDLRSRLGMPCSETSERQRIVVLTKDKQRTGFIVDGVAEVKTVVRQTIEEAPSLSEMQSEFLNRLIKLNDEKRIIQIIEPNVLLNDNAVAAAQEQC
- a CDS encoding methyl-accepting chemotaxis protein, with protein sequence MALKKSTEQAVTPTVRVDAKMRKEAEEERRKARTLARQQQAAERVASATAELASGINQASSATDQLSTAVNEIAAGAEESSSASQESLAAVTQISGGLVAQLELAGATMGKTNELQTYLERVVGDLSAMMSSVKTASEHQSRSVIMMGKLEQQASNIGEAVKQVTRIADQTNLLALNAAIEAGRAGKHGKGFAVVADTVRALAEVSDKSAADIAKQIEQIQEQSNRVSDAVKSSSEAALEEVNKGEAVTEQLTTIKADMQSIADGAEELQAQVKSMDAAAREIQAGSETISCAADEQSTAAQEVSSNVSEQSVALSQAEQASQSLEIITEELKNSTDINKSAEEVASSAEELSASLEEINRSSSEIMTALTQVNNGAQQAASSVDQAVGNIDLLRDGVERASTQSDSALEKGGAITKLLQENRSLIEEMVSGINLALETSKENVSAISEMEVMTRQIDKVIDTITTVSVKTSMLAVNGAVEAARAGEYGKGFAVVSADIQSLADEAAENVEQIKDLIKAIQDQTVSVKTDLTNVAESASREVMKAKQTTRDVEQISTDIGEVVDYNKAMKERGEEIAAGVTQAQRGLEQIATANEQASSNCQQALSAAEQQSKGMEMLAKSIEEIASVADEMQNG
- the mutT gene encoding 8-oxo-dGTP diphosphatase MutT gives rise to the protein MKVVHVAVGVIARGDEIFITLRPDNVHQGGKWEFPGGKVEASETVLQALKRELAEEVGISVNHSEPVIVITHDYGDKQVKLDVHRVYDFTGEPHGKEGQKSRWVNVQALNAADFPEANVPIINALQS
- the secA gene encoding preprotein translocase subunit SecA, with protein sequence MFSSILRKVFGSRNDRLLKKLRKNVDAINALEAEFEKLSDEALKAKTDEFKARIEKGEALDNILVEAFATVREASKRVYGMRHFDVQMLGGQVLHEGKISEMRTGEGKTLTATLPTYLNALSGKGVHVVTVNDYLARRDAEWSNQLFTFLGMRVGCNIPGMSPEQKRDAYQADVTYGTNNEFGFDYLRDNMAFSPQDRVQRPLNYAVVDEVDSILIDEARTPLIISGQAEDSSELYRRINTIIPKLVQQEKEDEEGQEGDGDYTIDLKAKQIHLTERGQLHVEEILHEESLLPEGESLFAAGNISLLHHINAALRAHKLFSKDVDYIVKEDQIVIVDEHTGRTMEGRRWSEGLHQAVEAKEGVRIQNENQTLASITFQNYFRLYNKLAGMTGTADTEAFEFNHIYGLETVVIPTNRPMQRKDMPDLIYLTAEEKYEAIVEDIKACVKRGQPTLVGTVSIENSELISRILKKSKIPHKVLNAKFHEHEADIVAQAGKPGAVTIATNMAGRGTDIVLGGNWQAELEKIENPTESQIEKVKAAWKESHDAVLAAGGLHIIGTERHESRRIDNQLRGRSGRQGDPGSSRFYLSLDDALMRIFASEKMGNMMKRLGMERGEAIEHPWVTRAIENAQRKVEGRNFDIRKQLLEYDDVANDQRKVIYEQRNELLDEGDISETIAVIREDVVSSVVDEYIPPQSLEEMWDVSGLEERMRADFAVDLPIKTWLENDDKLYEEKLRERILNEVVDAYKQKEAVVGEQVLRQFEKAVMLQNLDSHWKEHLAAMDHLRQGIHLRGYAQKNPKQEYKRESFALFSEMLEALKVEVITILARVKVQAEEDVQKVEEQRRQADDVPKNFEHEDATAAPEEASDQVRTQVREGAKVGRNDPCPCGSGKKYKQCHGKLK
- a CDS encoding M23 family metallopeptidase, which codes for MKLTITLAGKNKRYRHSIRVRTLVSATVLSSIFMLVSSRSTESVSEDIARVRLAQTEVNEQQKDVEALKQQTSVKIKALLSHVAELSAQVTLLDEKGKQIATELGMSAADLDAFVPVSIPDNLQEDPILNEIAKLEQSLDLKSQQLSMLESLVRGHHINEQSQLSGRPIESGWLSSYYGMRADPFTGKSAMHKGLDFAGKAGENVVATAAGIVTWAGERYGYGQLVEIDHGDGFVTRYGHNDSLTVSIGDVVTKGEAIAKMGNTGRSTGVHVHYEVIRNGKQVDPLPFVYKK